In Pseudomonas glycinae, the DNA window TTCTTCGAGCGAGCGGACGTGTCTGTTGATGTCGACCGGACGGGTGTCGAGGGGTTGCTGACGGGCAAACGCCAACAGGCGATGGGTGAGCGAGGCCGCGCTCCTCGCCGAGTTCAGAGCCGCTTCGGCGTAGAACTGGACCTTGTCCGTTCGGCCATCGGCAACACGTTTCTGGATCAGTTCGAGGCTGGTGATGATCCCGGTCAGCAGGTTATTGAAGTCATGGGCGATGCCGCCGGTGAGCTTGCCCAGCGCATCCATTTTCTGTACTTGCAGCAGTTGCGATTCGGCGCGTACCCGGTCGGCGACTTCCTTGGCCAGTTGCGTGGTGGTGTCGTCCAGCTGCGCCAGGTGCGAGCGCTCGCGATGACGGTGTTCGGTGACGTCTTCGACGAACACCAGGCTCAGCTTCGGAGTCCGATAGGGCGAAATCTGCCATTCGGTCTCGCGGACCTCACCCTGCACGCGCATGTTCAGCGTGCCCTTCCAGCGCTCGCCGTCCACCAGTCGCAGGTGCAGTTCGTCGAGGATCGCGCTCTGATCCTCGGCAAAGCATTCGCTGAGGGTCTGCGGGTCGCGATTATCCTGGATCAGCTGGGAAAAGGCGTGATTGCACTCATGGACTTTCAGATCGGCATCGAGCACCGCGATGGGGGCTGAGACATTGACGAAGATCTCGCGGAAACGCGCCTCGCTTTCGCGTAACGCGTTCTCCGTGTCACGCACCCGCAGCAGGGTGCGTAACGTTGCCAGCAGCACGTCGGGATCGACCGGATGAATCAGGTAGGCATCGGCCCCGGCATCGAGGCCGGTGATGATGTCGCCGGTCTGGATCGACGCGGCGGACACGTGGATCACCGGAAGCAGGGCGGTGCCCGGGTCGGTGCGCAGTTTACGCACGATGTCGAACCCGCTCATGTCCGGCAGGTTGACGTCGAGGATCAGCGCATCGAGCGACTGACTGGCAATCAGGGCCAGCCCCTCGCCGCCGGTGCCGGCCTCGAGCACTTCGTAACCGTGGCGCTCCAGCCGTCGGCGCAAGGCATAGCGAGTGGCGACGTTGTCATCGACGATCAACAGACGGATGTCATGTTTCATCGACGTTCTCCTGGGCAAGTGCCAGCGGAATGATCACGAAAAAACTTGAGCCCACGCCCGGCGTACTTTCGACACCAACCTCACCACCGAGCAATTCAGCGAAGCGTTTGCACAGCGACAGGCCGAGCCCGGTGCCGCGCAGGCGTTTTTGCAGCGGTGAGTCGACCTGAGAAAAGTCTTCAAACAAGGTGCCGTGCAGCTCCGCAGCGATACCGATGCCGGTGTCGCTGACGGCGAACCGCACCTTGCCCTCACCCTCAAGACGCGCCGAGATCCGGACCTCGCCACGGGTGGTGAACTTCAGCGAGTTGGAAATGAAGTTGCGCAGGATCTGCGCCAGCTTCTTGTCGTCGGTGTAAAGACGCGGGAGGCC includes these proteins:
- a CDS encoding response regulator — encoded protein: MKHDIRLLIVDDNVATRYALRRRLERHGYEVLEAGTGGEGLALIASQSLDALILDVNLPDMSGFDIVRKLRTDPGTALLPVIHVSAASIQTGDIITGLDAGADAYLIHPVDPDVLLATLRTLLRVRDTENALRESEARFREIFVNVSAPIAVLDADLKVHECNHAFSQLIQDNRDPQTLSECFAEDQSAILDELHLRLVDGERWKGTLNMRVQGEVRETEWQISPYRTPKLSLVFVEDVTEHRHRERSHLAQLDDTTTQLAKEVADRVRAESQLLQVQKMDALGKLTGGIAHDFNNLLTGIITSLELIQKRVADGRTDKVQFYAEAALNSARSAASLTHRLLAFARQQPLDTRPVDINRHVRSLEELLVRTIGERIALKLELTTKAAIALVDPIQLESAVLNLVINARDALPRGGNIWVSTYAAYSHGDPNLADGSYVALSVRDDGTGIEHNVIDKVFEPFFTTKPLGQGTGLGLSTIYGFARQSGGDAHIRSVARRGTEVTIMLPATSDPTAVDVAPVTIDPQGSGEHVLIVEDMPAVRLFVTEVLEDAGYRCTQAGDIETALERLQNDASIDLLLTDVGLPRMTGRELADVARGWREALPILFMTGYAETAINRQVFLGAGMDMLVKPFQISALLDKVRRTLDGA